A window of Gossypium raimondii isolate GPD5lz chromosome 7, ASM2569854v1, whole genome shotgun sequence genomic DNA:
CATATCGATTGTTTTTTACAAATGCATTGTCGGAATCCAATGAACCAAAACATTAACCTCCAACTGGATGCTTACAATAATATATGCCgatatttaaagataaatgaATACTCGTTGCAATATAGATTCCAAAAAATATAATCACAAGTTACATGATTGCTATAGGGGACGCttgattcttttttaatttactgATCATTTCTTTACTTCACCCTAATAATACTCTACTGGGGTCTCTGGACAGCTTTCATCTGATACAACTTCTTTACTAAAAGGTGGAGGTACATATGGTGGGGTCGTGCATCTTAGCAATGCCCAATTGACCCCTTGGAAGAATGGGTGGTGCTTGATGGCTGATGCACCCATTGTGGACCCTAAACGCCTTGGAGGATCCTTCACCAACAGCTGGGAAATAAGATCTTTAGCCGCTGCTGGAACCATGGGTTCTTTAGGGAACTCAAGGGCTCGAGCCACAATGTTGGCTAAGGTTAGCTCATGGTCCACGCCCTTGAACGGTGTTACCCCATAAAACAGTTCATACATAAAGATCCCCAATGTCCACCAATCCACAGGGCTACCATGGCCCTCACCGGACACAATTTCCGGTGCCAAATATTCATGTGTCCCTACAAAAGACATGGACCGGACATCAATGGGCTCAGCCACAAACTCAGGCCCACCACGATGGGCAGACTTCTTTTTGCGTTTGCGTTTTGGGTGGAAACATGAAACAGCAGGTACAATACAATTTGGAATGATACAAGAAGACGATGTGAAAGGAGGATGATCTTTAGGATAGTCAGTCCGCAGACCTGGTACCGGCGGTTTTTGATCGGAAACAATGTGGGGCGTTGATGTGGACTCATCGCATTTCAATGAAAGGTCGAAATCCGTGAGCATAATGTGACCATCTGATCGAACCAACACGTTTTCAGGCTTTAGATCACGGTAAACAATCCCCATCATATGGAGGTACTCTAAAGCCACCACCACCTCCGATGCATAGAACCTGGAGACACCAAGAATAAGCAAAGCAATCAACTACCTATAATTTTAATCAGTTTCATCAGTATCTCATTAAACTAATTAAGATCAACAACTTGATAATACTAAAATCTCGAGCCAGGGTCCATTGATAGGTGgagttaaagaaagaaaaataatagacaagaaaataattgagaTGCTGATAGTGCCATGAACTTTATGATCACATTAACCAAGGGACATAAAGGACCCTACTACTATTATCATTCATACACTACGGTTTTAAACTTGCTTACACACTAAACTAAGACAAGAAATTATTTTGCTTCAACCTCTACTACATTATATAGACTATAAGGGACCTACGTGTCTTGTTTTCCAGGTTCCCTCAGAATCTTTTCATGCAAGAGATGGATGTAATGAGGCAAAAATCTTCAACAGGGAGATGTAAAGCAATCAAAAGTTTCTCTAACTTGTGTCCTTACATTGAAGCATATTCCCCTTGCACTCTTCCTAGATGTTCCCTAGTATTTTGGGTATCTTACAATCATTCATAGCTGAATCTGAATCATTAACGGTggaaatactaataaaattatggTGGGTGTGAATATCAAATTAAGTACTGAATCTACTAGAACAAAGCAATAGcacataaatgaaaaataagctTATAGAATTTCTCAATCATGTAGTATTGTACAATTGCATAAAGgaaacaatatttttatcaatcatGTAACGACTCAGTGTTCATTATCAAAGCGGAACTATTTGCATAAAGTTTGTTGTTATCTCTTGAACCTTACCTTCTTGAACTACAAGATCCATTCAAAGTCGaagcaaataataataatgatttcttTGATTTGAAAGCTAATTCCCCCTAAATAAATGGTGGTTATATGAACATCTTGTCACCGTTGTCATTATTAGTAATGGATGGCTAGATGGTAGTGACACAGACAAGAGACTAACTAGAGAGGGACCGGAGagctttataaaataaaataaaatgaaatgaaaacagGGTCTAccatccatccatccatcaTCAAAGATGCTAAAACAAATCCCAGAAatccagaaaagaaaaaagggtatTCAACTCTAAGAGCTCGGAAACCGGCTGTATCCTATATTCAATTCTTTCCTAAATTTTATACTGAACAAGGTAGATTCAAGTACAGAAAAGTCAAAGCAACATAAAACTGAATTTCCTGAGGTCAAACAAAAGGGAAAAAGTTTATTATTCGATTACCCatgttattcgagttaaacgttgaagatgagtgaatataaagtaaaaaattttctatccaaatgtatttgatttttaaaaaataataaataaataaataacataaaactaATGGCTTCACTATTTGCTAATTAATACAATCTGGAAGCACATAATACTATTTAAGATGCACAACTTTGCTTTGGAGCTAATCCTATTCTACTAAATTTCTCACTCATAATAATTTactttaacatatataaatttataaataaagctCACAAACGTGATGAGTAACTTCGTAGTAAGTATTAGACATGCACACATGTATTAAAGGTACCTAAGTTAAGCCTAGAAAATAAAGTTATAGAATAACATAATACaagatttaataattatttattttctttttggttctgGGGTCTGTAagtactaaatttaaaatgctTCATACTGAAAATCGAACTTAAAAAGAGATCTTTATCATCTCATTTTACCCgttgtttaataattaattaattattattgaaaagaaatactAAATGATGGGATCATGATATTGCTTTGTCCGCCGTGTTATTGAGCTGACCTGGCTTTCCCTAAgtatttttaagaatataataagGCAACAGGAGTAATTTAATTGGCgcttttacccaaaaattaaaacGGGGTCAAGGTGGCCTTGATGCGATATTTTAGGCACTATAGTTCATAAATGTACTTGGATACGCGTTTGAAAGTTATTGGTTTACTAGCTGAAAAAGTCAAAATCTCAAACATGTTTTGACCTTAGTAGCCCGAGCCAATCCCCCGGATCTACCGTTAATCATAGCCAAAAACAACGAAATGAATCAAATCCGATTTACAGTAGATTGGGGCCCCCGTCCTTTTGAGCTCATTTCGCCCGATCCATCACTCTCAAATATCCAAAAACAAAGAAGGAaacgttttttttttcttttaacggAGGACGTACCTGACGGCGGAATCGGGGAAACGTTTGAGAGGTTGACGTTGACGGAGGACATGAAGGTCGCCGCCTGGACAAAACTCCGTCAACAGACAGAACCATTTAGGGGAATCTATAACGGCGTAAAGCGAAGGTAAAAATGGATGGTCTAACAATTCGAGTATTTCCATCTCGGTCCTAGCTCTCCCTTCTTTACTCCTCGACGCTAGCTCTTTCTTGTCCATCACTTTGGCTGCAAAAACGACATCGCTTTTACTgcctttgttgttgttgttgttagcaTCGCCGGCATTGGTGTCGGGAGGCGGGGGTTGAGACTTGAGTTCGGCTAAGTAGACGGAGCCTATGTCGCCGGAGCCGAGGCGGATGGAGAAGCGGAGGTCGGCTAGGGAGAGGGAGCCGGAACGGATGGTTTTGGAAGAGAAGGAGCCGTGAGCCGAGGGAGCAAGAGAGGAAGAGCCGGAGTTGGAGGCAGACCCTGAGCTGGTGCTGCGGTTAATTGTAGCAGTGGAAGTGGAGGTGAAGCTTAAGCTCTGTAGATCGTCGGCTAAGTCGTCGAGAAACGGCTCCATTGATGaggagaaaaaagagagagatggGTGAAAGAGAAagtgtatttgatatttgaaggGGATGATGGATGGATCGGGTTTGGTGTTCGGGCCCATAACCGTGacaattaatatacatataaaaggaaacaaataaAAGGGACTGATATTATGGCTGAATTTATGTTGTGTTGGGTGCATCCGtgaagtttaattataaaatagaccTATTTTTTGGGATTATTATGGTcagcaatttattttttttcttttttgttttgctaCTCAACTACAATTAACACACTTTAATTGCATCCATCTCATTCCTTTTTATACGcatttttcactattttcccttttttcctaACTTCAATAGTAACTAAAATGTCATTCCATTTGAATTACATTCCAATATATTTACAAGTAAATCAAAATTTCCATAAAGCACccatatttaagttttatttgaatttaatataaaatatatttttaatattagtttaaattcaaaacatatatatatatatttgaacaatctcattatagattctgatcatattttctatttttgacacaatgtctagaactactTATAGTCTCTCTTCAATCCATGAATAGGAAGATAATATGTTTTAGTACACTCGAACTCACgtcttcctgcattgacaacaatattcattctaatcaagtaaaacttaattgacaaaatgaatatgtaattttatttaatgctTATATAACATTACTTACGtacttttataattcaatttaaaattttaaaatattttattatttaaattaagttcGGATCGAATCAAATTAAGCCACAAGCAACATCATGCAATTTATATcttcacttattattattattattttttgacttaatataatatttggtacatGAACTTAACACTTTTTCCTAATTTAGTgtctaaatttttttgggtcCAATTTGGTGACAGTTTTTCCTAATTGATACCTAGACTTGAGACTTTTTCTTAagttggtacttaaactttttggggtctaatttggtacttgaacttgactCTTTTTTCTAAATTGGTACCTactctttttttgtttgatttgataCTTGTcaaacattttacaaattactccaatatgttaacaatgttatttttttatgaggtagcaaaaataatcaatgtatAGTGACATATAATGATTATAggatatttttcattttatatgttcaattaattttagttttattaattaattattttattaattgaaaataatgaatttcttttagtttgagattaaaaaataatttcttttatttaatattaatttgttaagCATAGCTCAATACCTTTgttttttaacatgaatttccTCTAATCTTGGCAATATTTTTGTGGTATAACAAAaaagtataacatttaataaatttaagtacCTAAAAAAAGCTTAGgtactaaattaagaaaaatgtcAAGGTTAAGTACAAAATTAGGCCCAAAAAGtttatgtatgaaattgaagtACCAAATTAGgcgaaaaaaataaatactaaattaagaaaaagtgtGAAATTGAAGTAGCAAATGTTATAATTTTGCATTCAAACTAATCGTCTGACTCCTGTACTTTTCTACTTTTATAATCAATTACCATATATGAGgttaaatttagttaataaatGTTACTTTATTTATGGACTCTAATTCTAAAACAAcctatcaataattttatactcaatTCTAAAGTTTTTCTTGGTTATCAAACCacttattatttcatataaattgtTTTAGGTACAGATTAAAGTTGATTGgtttggaaaattaaatatttatcgattgaaatttaatcatgttaaaatatcaaaatatttttttaattaataaaaaaaatgacagTCATTCACATCAAAATAGGTCCCTTTTATACAAAGTCCCACGTCCGTACGCATTAATGCTGGCCTATCTTACACAACCCATCAAGGTCGATCCTAGGAATGGAGCAATTTAGttactaatattattaaaaagtgagttaaaataaaaataaacgaATACGGTATAACAATAAGGTTTTAAAATATCTACATATGTCTGTCATCAATTGATTGggttttaaatcttttaaaatataataaaatccttttaaaatattataaat
This region includes:
- the LOC105792521 gene encoding serine/threonine-protein kinase D6PKL2 produces the protein MEPFLDDLADDLQSLSFTSTSTATINRSTSSGSASNSGSSSLAPSAHGSFSSKTIRSGSLSLADLRFSIRLGSGDIGSVYLAELKSQPPPPDTNAGDANNNNNKGSKSDVVFAAKVMDKKELASRSKEGRARTEMEILELLDHPFLPSLYAVIDSPKWFCLLTEFCPGGDLHVLRQRQPLKRFPDSAVRFYASEVVVALEYLHMMGIVYRDLKPENVLVRSDGHIMLTDFDLSLKCDESTSTPHIVSDQKPPVPGLRTDYPKDHPPFTSSSCIIPNCIVPAVSCFHPKRKRKKKSAHRGGPEFVAEPIDVRSMSFVGTHEYLAPEIVSGEGHGSPVDWWTLGIFMYELFYGVTPFKGVDHELTLANIVARALEFPKEPMVPAAAKDLISQLLVKDPPRRLGSTMGASAIKHHPFFQGVNWALLRCTTPPYVPPPFSKEVVSDESCPETPVEYY